Proteins found in one Aerosakkonema funiforme FACHB-1375 genomic segment:
- the hisA gene encoding 1-(5-phosphoribosyl)-5-[(5-phosphoribosylamino)methylideneamino]imidazole-4-carboxamide isomerase: MEIIPAIDLLEGRCVRLYQGDYSQSQVFDENPSSVAKQWVDQGATRLHVVDLDGAKTGEPTNLNAIASIVRSVSVPIQVGGGLRDRTRVAQMLDMGVQRAILGTVAVENPQLVGDLCREFPGKIVVGIDARNGKVATRGWLETSEVAAVQLAQQMAELGAAAIIYTDIHRDGTLQGPNLEALRELITSIAIPVIASGGVSSLTDLLSLLALEPLGVKGAIVGRALYTGDVSLQEAIQAVGSGRWQDVPPDSGFSAFA, from the coding sequence ATGGAAATTATCCCAGCAATCGATTTATTAGAAGGGCGATGTGTGCGGTTATATCAAGGAGATTACTCGCAATCGCAGGTATTTGACGAAAATCCAAGTTCGGTGGCGAAACAGTGGGTAGACCAAGGCGCAACGCGGCTGCACGTCGTAGATCTCGATGGCGCTAAAACTGGCGAACCGACGAACCTGAACGCGATCGCATCTATTGTGCGATCGGTGTCGGTGCCGATACAAGTGGGAGGCGGTTTGCGCGATCGCACCAGAGTCGCCCAAATGCTGGATATGGGCGTACAGCGGGCAATCCTGGGCACTGTGGCGGTGGAAAATCCCCAACTGGTAGGGGATCTGTGTCGGGAATTTCCCGGAAAGATTGTAGTAGGAATTGATGCCCGTAATGGCAAGGTAGCAACTCGCGGTTGGTTAGAAACTTCTGAAGTTGCCGCAGTACAACTGGCGCAGCAGATGGCGGAGTTAGGGGCTGCGGCAATAATTTATACCGATATCCATCGCGACGGTACACTACAAGGGCCGAACTTAGAAGCATTGCGAGAATTGATAACTAGCATTGCCATTCCCGTCATTGCTTCTGGCGGCGTTAGTTCCCTAACGGATCTTTTGAGTTTGCTGGCCCTCGAACCCTTGGGAGTAAAAGGTGCGATCGTCGGTCGCGCCCTGTATACTGGTGACGTTTCTCTGCAAGAAGCAATCCAAGCAGTAGGTTCGGGACGTTGGCAAGATGTCCCCCCAGATAGTGGTTTTTCTGCTTTTGCTTAA
- a CDS encoding Eco57I restriction-modification methylase domain-containing protein → MPNSGLLELAHEKLYWPSPEQVMEPTGAGPSIYARLAREKLGRTIRNLSDSAGVEVGVLAANPDGDATEAPIAIVCDFDRQVSEATLRETYKLAWSFSRSPSLITTEPDRLRVWTCYEEPPAESDTLTPVFEIFRSDLESFGQASLSEQAAETFRIHWADLVSGQFFQEHHKRFQRSHSADQMLLSNLKSVRQQLREQRLEYDTIHDLLARIIFIQFLFDRKDSKGNAALNTRFLIELHERGELLARYSKFPEVLRNHRDTYNFFRWLNNRFNGDLFPGKGSSEAEREQEWQAEERKVTQSHLNLLAEFISGELEMESGQRCLWPQYSFDAIPLEFISSIYEEFVREGNDDKGVHYTPGHIVDFILDGVLPWDSEDWDIKILDPACGSGIFLVKAFQRLIHRWKKAHPGEEIKSNVLKALLEQNIFGVDINAQAVRVASFSLYLTMCDEIDPRHYWQEVRFPRLRGNQLVCADFFREDKEGYRTQLDSAKYDLVIGNAPWGRNTVTRLAQSWAGDKWKITYGNIGPLFLPKAAALTKAGGRIAMMQPAGVLIFNQIGTAKEYRQKLFSEFKVEEIVNLSALRFGLFKDAISPSCIVTMSANTPDGEPLSYICPKPVHTNEDDYRIVIEPQDINLIYPQEAIADPFVWTALMWGGRRDLALMRRLSQEQNLEKLEIDGIVAKRQGVIRGDRKKSQQTIIGRRILQSTRFPNGTFLFLDVQELDINHDPYTDSRASTDFTAFEMPQMIIKQGWQKSSGRFEAAITQLNNTKSGIICSGSYVSVHTPQELLPALEAACLTYNSKLAVYYLLLSSGRFACYIPEVKPGDLLRVPIPEARSGLLQDIETINDVDLRICEAFSFKDSEWTLIEDLFNYTLQDFKGNSSSPGRQKTHRRSKGEFEDIAEPELRVYCAYFLRVIKAGFGQNKNICATIFQEENQTYLPVRLVAIHLNRPNHEEVQIEPIDSTNLLAQLKGLNKLLLEQQDTEEGGIFYQRVAKVYDSVRLDGENIPTVYLVKPDKIRYWTRSMALRDADEVAADIMMWRTGFKGKS, encoded by the coding sequence ATGCCGAACTCTGGATTACTTGAACTAGCTCACGAAAAGCTCTATTGGCCTTCCCCAGAGCAGGTTATGGAGCCAACTGGTGCTGGGCCAAGTATTTATGCAAGGCTGGCTAGGGAAAAACTGGGAAGAACTATAAGAAATCTTTCAGATAGTGCTGGTGTAGAAGTAGGAGTACTGGCAGCAAATCCTGATGGTGACGCAACTGAAGCTCCCATTGCAATTGTCTGCGATTTCGACAGACAAGTGTCAGAAGCTACGCTTAGAGAAACTTATAAACTCGCTTGGAGCTTTTCTCGCTCCCCATCATTGATTACTACTGAACCCGATCGCTTGCGAGTTTGGACGTGCTACGAAGAACCTCCAGCTGAGTCTGACACCCTAACTCCAGTATTTGAAATTTTTAGAAGCGATTTGGAATCGTTTGGTCAGGCATCTCTTTCAGAACAGGCTGCTGAAACCTTCCGCATCCACTGGGCTGATTTAGTGTCTGGTCAGTTTTTTCAAGAACATCACAAGCGGTTTCAACGAAGTCACTCTGCTGACCAGATGCTACTTAGTAACCTGAAAAGCGTCCGTCAGCAACTTAGAGAACAGAGGCTTGAGTACGATACTATCCATGATTTACTAGCAAGAATTATTTTTATTCAATTCCTTTTCGATCGGAAAGATTCTAAGGGAAACGCGGCATTGAATACAAGGTTCCTTATTGAACTGCATGAGAGAGGAGAATTATTAGCTAGATATTCTAAATTTCCTGAAGTTTTAAGAAATCACAGAGACACTTATAACTTTTTCCGCTGGCTTAACAATAGATTTAATGGAGATTTATTTCCAGGGAAAGGAAGCTCAGAAGCAGAACGCGAGCAAGAATGGCAAGCAGAGGAACGAAAGGTTACTCAATCTCACCTGAATTTACTTGCAGAGTTTATCAGTGGTGAGCTAGAGATGGAAAGTGGTCAGCGTTGTCTCTGGCCTCAGTATTCCTTTGATGCAATCCCTCTTGAGTTTATTAGTAGTATATATGAAGAGTTTGTTAGAGAAGGTAATGATGATAAAGGCGTTCATTACACGCCGGGACACATAGTTGACTTTATTCTTGATGGCGTTCTTCCTTGGGATAGTGAAGACTGGGATATTAAGATTCTCGACCCGGCTTGTGGGTCTGGTATTTTCTTAGTAAAAGCTTTTCAGCGACTAATTCACCGATGGAAAAAAGCTCATCCGGGTGAGGAAATAAAATCAAATGTTTTGAAAGCACTGCTTGAACAGAACATTTTTGGGGTTGATATTAATGCTCAAGCAGTAAGAGTTGCGTCTTTTAGTCTTTACCTAACCATGTGTGACGAGATAGATCCTCGTCATTATTGGCAGGAGGTACGTTTTCCAAGATTAAGAGGGAATCAATTAGTCTGTGCAGACTTTTTCCGAGAGGATAAAGAAGGTTATCGCACCCAGTTAGATTCGGCTAAGTACGATTTGGTTATAGGCAATGCGCCTTGGGGAAGAAATACTGTAACTCGACTCGCCCAGTCTTGGGCAGGAGATAAGTGGAAGATTACTTACGGAAATATAGGCCCACTTTTTTTGCCTAAAGCTGCTGCTTTAACTAAAGCAGGAGGGCGCATTGCAATGATGCAGCCTGCTGGTGTTCTAATTTTTAATCAAATTGGCACTGCCAAAGAGTACAGGCAGAAGCTTTTTTCAGAATTCAAAGTTGAGGAGATAGTTAATCTATCTGCTTTACGTTTTGGGCTGTTCAAAGATGCTATTTCACCAAGTTGCATCGTTACAATGTCAGCTAATACCCCTGATGGCGAACCTTTGTCCTATATCTGCCCCAAACCAGTCCACACTAATGAAGACGACTATCGCATCGTCATAGAACCACAGGACATTAATCTAATTTATCCACAAGAGGCGATCGCAGATCCTTTTGTTTGGACGGCATTGATGTGGGGGGGAAGACGAGATTTAGCTTTGATGCGGAGATTGAGCCAGGAACAAAACTTAGAAAAGCTGGAAATTGATGGCATTGTGGCAAAGCGTCAAGGGGTTATTCGAGGCGATCGTAAGAAGTCACAACAAACAATCATTGGGAGAAGAATATTACAATCTACTCGATTTCCCAATGGCACATTCTTGTTTCTTGATGTCCAAGAGCTTGATATCAATCATGATCCCTATACCGACTCAAGAGCATCAACGGATTTCACTGCTTTTGAAATGCCACAAATGATTATCAAGCAAGGTTGGCAGAAAAGTAGTGGAAGATTTGAGGCAGCTATTACTCAATTAAACAATACTAAATCTGGTATTATTTGCTCCGGGAGTTATGTTAGTGTACATACTCCACAAGAATTATTGCCAGCTTTAGAAGCAGCTTGTTTAACTTACAACAGCAAGCTAGCTGTTTACTATCTGCTTCTTTCCAGTGGTCGCTTTGCCTGTTATATTCCCGAAGTTAAGCCTGGAGATTTGTTACGAGTGCCAATCCCTGAAGCTCGTTCAGGTTTATTGCAGGATATTGAAACCATTAATGATGTAGATCTACGGATATGTGAAGCATTTTCATTCAAAGATAGCGAGTGGACACTAATTGAGGATTTATTTAATTATACGTTACAAGATTTTAAAGGAAACAGTTCTTCTCCAGGACGACAGAAAACTCATCGGCGAAGTAAGGGAGAATTTGAAGATATTGCCGAGCCAGAACTTAGGGTATATTGTGCATATTTTTTGCGAGTCATTAAAGCAGGATTTGGTCAAAATAAGAATATTTGTGCAACTATATTTCAAGAGGAAAATCAAACTTATCTTCCAGTTCGGTTAGTTGCGATCCATCTCAACAGACCTAACCATGAAGAAGTACAGATAGAGCCTATAGACTCTACGAATTTACTTGCACAATTAAAGGGCTTGAATAAGTTGTTATTGGAACAGCAAGATACAGAAGAGGGAGGAATTTTTTATCAGCGTGTTGCCAAAGTATATGATTCTGTTCGATTGGATGGAGAAAATATTCCTACTGTTTATCTTGTCAAACCAGATAAAATACGCTACTGGACTCGCTCTATGGCATTACGCGATGCCGATGAAGTTGCCGCAGATATTATGATGTGGCGCACAGGTTTTAAGGGGAAATCGTAG
- a CDS encoding MerR family transcriptional regulator gives MAIIEGFTRRETQELTGTSSNRLQYLERSQLVIPHRIGTSRKPTVIYTWEQVLEIRAIKNLRQEISLQTVRKIIKFLDESGFDDSLRDKQLVVIDDDVFWVQPDWTDFPEKMPSVLRVAGNKSKDVGQYVLLVIPPLSEIVNEIWTAAEKSQAVDFESFKQRAKAKPSRAA, from the coding sequence ATGGCTATCATAGAAGGCTTTACAAGACGGGAAACTCAGGAACTAACAGGGACAAGCTCGAATCGCCTGCAATACCTGGAAAGATCGCAACTGGTAATACCCCACAGAATTGGCACGTCCCGAAAGCCGACGGTTATTTACACTTGGGAACAGGTGTTAGAAATTCGGGCGATCAAAAATCTGAGGCAAGAGATTTCCCTTCAAACAGTGAGAAAAATTATCAAATTCTTAGACGAGAGCGGGTTTGACGACAGTTTGCGCGATAAACAGTTGGTTGTTATTGATGATGATGTATTCTGGGTTCAGCCAGATTGGACAGACTTTCCTGAGAAGATGCCTTCAGTTCTGAGAGTGGCGGGGAACAAAAGCAAAGATGTCGGTCAGTACGTCCTGCTGGTAATTCCTCCCTTGTCTGAAATTGTTAACGAGATATGGACAGCGGCAGAAAAATCCCAGGCAGTCGATTTTGAGAGCTTTAAGCAGCGGGCTAAAGCCAAACCTTCGAGAGCAGCATAA